In the Thermus antranikianii DSM 12462 genome, ACGCCGTGGCAGGCGGCGCAGTTCTGCTGGAAGACCTGCCTTCCCCGGACGTCGGCCACGGGGGGCGGCGCCTTGGCCTCCGCTACGAAGCGGTCAAAGGCCTCCTTGGGCACCACCAGGACCCGGAAGAGCATCCGGGCGTGGCTGGCCCCGCAGAGCTCGGCACAGAAGCCGTAGTAGTTCCCGGGCTTTTCCGGTGTAAAGGAGAGAAGGGTCTTTTGTCCCGGAATGGCGTCCCTTTTTCCTGCAAGGCCCGGCACCCAGAAGGAGTGGATCACGTCCTTGGAGGTGATCTCCAGCACCACGGGAACCCCCGCGGGCAGGATGAGCTCGTTGGAGGTGCGGAAGCCCAGCTCAGGGTAGTTGAAGTCCCACCAGAACTGGTAACCTGTCACCTCAACCCTTAAAGCTCCGGTGGGAAGCTGGTTCACCTGGATGAGGCTCCGGGCCGTCAAGCCGAAGAGAACGAAAATGATGAGAATGGGAATCACCGTCCAGACCACCTCCAGCCGGTCGTTGCCGTGGATCTGAGGTGGCTCCCCTTCCTGACCGGGTTTGGCTCGGAACTTCCAAGTAATGTAGGCCAAGGATCCAGCCACTACCCCAAAGATGAGAACGGAGAAAACCAGGACCCAGATCAGGAGGAAGTTGGTCTCCCGGTTGAAGGGGGAGACGGGGTGGGTGATGGCCACCCGGTGGGCCTCCTGGGCCAGGGCCAAACCTAAGAGACTGAGCGTCGCTACAACTCTTCTCATCCGCTTCCCTCCCTAAAGCACCCGATCCACCGCCATGGCCGCGAACAAGAGGGCCAGGTAGAGCATGGAGTATTTATACAGCGAAACCGCCGTCCTCCGCTCGGGCTGGCGGTAGAGGGCAAGGCTCTTAAGGATAAGCAAAGCATTAAGGGCGAGGCTCAAGAAGAAGTAAACCAGGCCGAGTTCCCCCAAAAGGAGGGGCATGAGGGAAATCAAGGCAGTGAGCACGGCATAAAGGGCGATCTGCATCACCGTCACCCTTTCCCCCAACACCACGGGCAGCATGGGCACCCCCACGGCCCGGTAGTCGTCCTGGATCATGAGGGCCAAGGCCCAGAAGTGCACCGGGGTCCAGAAGAAGATGAGGGCAAAGAGGTACCAGGCGAAGAGGCTTAGCTCGCCCGTCACCGCCGCCCAGCCCACCAGGGGGGGAAAGGCTCCCGCCGCCCCACCGATGACGATGTTTTGCCACGTGCGGCGTTTCAGGTAGAGGGTGTAGACCAGCACGTACCAGACAAGGCCCATGAGGGCCAGGGTGGCGGAAAGGAGGTTCGCCCCCCACCAGAGGAGAAGGAAGGCAGAAAGGGCAAGGCCAAAGGCGAAGAGAAGGGCATCCCGGCTGGAAATGCGCTGGGTCACGGTGGGACGCTTGGCGGTGCGGCGCATGCGGGCGTCGATGTCCCGGTCCACCACCATGTTGATGGCGTTGGCCGCTCCCGCCATCATGTAGCCTCCCAGGGCCACCACCAGGAAGAGGCCCGTGCCAGGCCAGCCCTTGGCGGCGATGAGCATGGCCAAAAGGGTGGTGAAGAGAAGGAGGCTGATCACCCGGGGTTTGGTGAGGGCCAGGTAGTCCTTCCAGGTGGCTCCCCCAGTGCCCCGGTGCACCTGCCCCGCCTCCGTACCCTCCCCCAGCTCCACCCGCCTAGCCCCCTGGACCAACGCCGCCGCCGAAAGCAGGATGAAAAGAAGCCACACGGCGTAGGCCAACAGAAGGTGCAGGATCTGCATCCAGACCGGGGCCTTGAGCCACACGTTCACCAGGCCCACGAGAAGCTGCACTCCATAGAGGTATGCGAGGGCATGGGCGAAGCGGCGGGTATGGGAGGAAGGCCGCAGATGGGCCACCAGGTAGCCAGCAAAAACCACATAAAGCCCCACGCTCACGGCGATGAGGGGGTGAAGCACCCTGAGGCGCACCAGGAAGTGCTCGCCTGGGGTCAGGGAGCGCTCCAGGGCCTCGAGGGTGTTCCGCACGGGGAAAAGAAGATCGCCCAAAGCGGTCACCGCCCCGCTCATCCCCAGGAAGAGCAAGGCGAGAAGCCCCAGGAGCAAGGCTGCCCCCACCGCACCTTGCCCCCTAAGGCGCAAGGGAGCCCCCCCAGAGGCCCACCAGGCGGTGAGGAC is a window encoding:
- a CDS encoding heme o synthase; its protein translation is MSQAWFGRYAWGVLGWNILVALWGAYVRATGSGAGCGSHWPTCNGEVIPRSPQVETLIEFTHRATSGLAFLAVLFLFLWAFRLFPKGHSVRFGAGLSLFFMILESLVGASLVLFGWVADNVSPERAVVQMVHLANTYFLLASLVLTAWWASGGAPLRLRGQGAVGAALLLGLLALLFLGMSGAVTALGDLLFPVRNTLEALERSLTPGEHFLVRLRVLHPLIAVSVGLYVVFAGYLVAHLRPSSHTRRFAHALAYLYGVQLLVGLVNVWLKAPVWMQILHLLLAYAVWLLFILLSAAALVQGARRVELGEGTEAGQVHRGTGGATWKDYLALTKPRVISLLLFTTLLAMLIAAKGWPGTGLFLVVALGGYMMAGAANAINMVVDRDIDARMRRTAKRPTVTQRISSRDALLFAFGLALSAFLLLWWGANLLSATLALMGLVWYVLVYTLYLKRRTWQNIVIGGAAGAFPPLVGWAAVTGELSLFAWYLFALIFFWTPVHFWALALMIQDDYRAVGVPMLPVVLGERVTVMQIALYAVLTALISLMPLLLGELGLVYFFLSLALNALLILKSLALYRQPERRTAVSLYKYSMLYLALLFAAMAVDRVL
- the coxB gene encoding cytochrome c oxidase subunit II; protein product: MRRVVATLSLLGLALAQEAHRVAITHPVSPFNRETNFLLIWVLVFSVLIFGVVAGSLAYITWKFRAKPGQEGEPPQIHGNDRLEVVWTVIPILIIFVLFGLTARSLIQVNQLPTGALRVEVTGYQFWWDFNYPELGFRTSNELILPAGVPVVLEITSKDVIHSFWVPGLAGKRDAIPGQKTLLSFTPEKPGNYYGFCAELCGASHARMLFRVLVVPKEAFDRFVAEAKAPPPVADVRGRQVFQQNCAACHGVARSVPPAVTGPELGLLGNRTSLGAGIVDYTPENMKAWIKDPAAMKPGVKMPGFPQLSEEDLNALVRYLDGLKVEGFDFKALPKF